tttcccttccctacaacTGGTATCAGATGTGATCCTCCTTCTAGGGAAAGAGGGTCATTTCCCTACTCGTGTAGGGATTTAGGAAACCACAGTAGATGTATTTTTGAGATTTTGAGGGATAGAGAGGGAAAAGCAGGACCATAGAGTTCTTGAATCTAATATCCCAATTCTAGCTACCATATCGTATACACATTATTCATAATTGACCACGTGTCAAGGAAAGGCCATGTGTAACCCATAAGGCGAAGGAACATTGAAACTTGATGCCACGGTAAAATATCATAGGAATATGAATCATCATCTGCCACATATCCATCATGAAACATATCCAACGGTTGACAAGTTAAAGGAGCACTTGATGCAAAGACTACCGCGAAGCACAGTAGGAAATCAAGAAGCTTGCTTTACCCCATCCCAAGATAGATCCGAAATGGACGGAGAGGATGAACCCCTCTGATAAAGAAGTGACAGCTGCAGCGGCAGCTGTATGACGCGTGCGGACttcccaaccacccgcattaaaagCTCTGAACATAGGATACATGTCAAACTCCCTATGGAGAAAGAGGAGGCGAGTCATCGGTGCAACATATTGCCGTCGAAGGAATCAAATCGTCACAAAGATAGTCATCGGAAACGACACACCAAGGCGATAAGTGACAGTTGTGTCAGTGAGGAGAAGCTCACATAAGAAATCTATAAATATCCTACTCGCCCTTTTAGGAGGAGGTCGACCAattttaggagagagaactagtgttaggTAGAGAGTGAAAAAACTAGGTATGAGTTTTATTCACCTCCCTATATCTTCGTTCCTTATTCAGAGTCATTGGACTAAACCTTGTAATTCTATTCAATCCATAGTGAAAAACCTAacatcccgtggacgtaggccttagtgttggaccacgtaaatcatcgtctcatttacATTATGCACTTGACTTTTTAATTAgtttttatcttgtgttttcattAACGATCTTACACTTGTATCTATGATGCAACGTTGGAGCGAAACAATGACGAGCCCGCAGGCTCAGAGTTTCCACCCTAGTTTAACCATCTTTTCATCTTTGCatttcaaatattttatttcaatAATACTGCGAATATTGATTGTGGACTCGATGCTATCTTCGTTGCATCTGTGTTCACAATTttgtgctagaaacagggacgcttTTGTcctggtaaaagatttatcttttcaTGTAAACCCTTATCACTCAATGATGTTTTTCGGTACAAACTTTGGGTGAcgaatcagaaaaaaaaatcctaaatttaAAAGGTTTAACACAAAATCAGAATTTTAACCACAAAAAGATTCCAGATCTAAAAGTTTTTCATAACAAAATGTGAGTTTTCATTACAAAAATCCCATTTAAATGAccaccataaaatacaaaacatcTGGATTTTAACCAGGGAAAGCCCTCAGGTCTATGTTTTTTTCTTGAAAATACCCTCAGATCCGGATTTTATTTACGCTGTTATGCTTGTGTTTTTCTTGTATACGTAGGCTCTCTTGGTTTCAAAAAATATCTTTATGCTTGTGCCTAACCAAATCTTCGTGGATGTGTTTTCCTTGTTAATTATCTACCTCTGCAgaatatggataaaacaaaagatATCGGAAAGACGATAGCAGCGTGAAAGGAAACACCAAGAACCACACCGGTTGTAACACGAAGCAAGAAGAAGCGCGAGAAACTTAAAGCAGCGAGCAAAAAACAGGATGCAACAGAAAGTGCCTCACCATTGAATGCCACTGTTATAGCGGCAATATCACTCAGAACCGCAGCAGCCAAAGTCGATGCAACAAAGGAAACAACTATGACCCGTGCCACAAAAAAACGAGAAGTAGTTGCAGAATCCATGATGCAGCAACCTATCTATGGGATGCTATGAACCGATGAAAAAAATCAGCCTTAACTAATGATAAACCAACCAGCACCTCAACCAATGGAGCTTCAGATTCTGCCCACGGATCCACCAATCCCCTTAATCTAGACTGTAGACGAAGATCATATCGTTGCTGCTGGAGGAATAACACAAGAAGGAACTCCGAATCAAGGATCAAACCACTCCATCCAATTGGTTGCAGAGCTTGAAGAGATGAAAAGGAACCAGAAGGCATATGCAGATACGGTGGCGCTACTTGCACGAGAGATCAGGAGCTTAAGGATAAAATTGCCCTTAGTGAAGAAGCGGAAAATCAGCATGACGAAGCTatttccaaagcaccagagccgaaCCATGAGCGAAGAATGATCGTAGCTAACATCAAAAATCTTGAACCGCTGAACCATCGTACTACGAGAAGAAATAGATCATCCGACCCATATTATGTACCTGGAGATTCCGATTACTTCGGTAGTGAACTCCGAAGACCAGGACGATAAGCAATGTGGGACGATCACTTCCTTGCAATGGAGAACCTTCGTACGAAAATAATGACGGAGATCAAGCATCTGAAGGCGAAGAAAGGGGGAGGAAGAATGGAGGAATTAAGGAGAGAAGCCATTACCACACCACTGACTGGACACCTAGCAAGAGCGATCATTCCCCCAAAGTATCCGATCCCAGTATTTGAATGTTACGATGGTTCCGTCGATCCTGCGGCTCACCTTCGTTATTATAACCGAACAATGGCCCGATGGTAGAGAGATGATGTAGTCTTGTGTAGATACTTCCCTtcgagtctgaagggatcggcattgtcatGGTTCAACAACCTACCCCCTAACTTCATCGATTCCTACAACCAACTCACTGAAGTATTCCTGcagacctacatgtacaacaagactgttaaTGCAGGCATGGACAAGATTTTCTCACTGGAAGTCAGACTAAAATAAACGGTCAGAGAGGACACAGATAGGCGGCACAAGATCTGTCAGGAAATTGGGAACGTTAGCCCGGTGGtcagcatcaattgctacaatgGGGATTAGATATGATGAGTCTgttatttgttgagattcatggaagtaaCCCCGCAACCAAAGGAGATCTCCGAGTAATCATTAAAAAACATGCCAGGTTGGAAGAAATCCAGCGAGAGAATCCCAGGGCGCAGATGCAAAAGTCTCATCGGACAAATTCAGTAGAGCGAGCCAGCGGGTCTAAAAGGACGAACTCTACCGAACGTTTCAACGGAGATAAGAGAGGAAGAACAAATGATCGTCAGCGCAACCATCAATATTCGAAGATCAAGTCTACATGAAGCTCAACACAAGCTATGTTAGTATTATGCGAGAAATCAAAGACAGAACCAACTTCGAATGGCCGTGGTCAAAGGGGAAGCAACCGCCAAGATTTGAAAAATCAAGGGACTACTGTGAGTACCACTGCTTCAACGGTCACTAGACAGAAAAGTGCAAGAACTTGAAGATAATGATCCAGAAGTTGATTGATGTTGGAGATCTCAAACAGTACGTTCAAAAGTCCGAACCGGAAGAAAGAAACAACAGACCCAAGCAAGTCCACTTACCTGAGAACGACAGAACGATCAACACCATATCCTGCTCCGAACCCAATGGCCCATCGTTGACTTGTCAGATCGGGAAAAGATCTAGGAAACAATTCGAGAACTATTGTGAACTTTACAAGATCGATGGAGAGGAGGTTGATCAACACGAAGATTGGATGAATGTACCGCTGACCTTTTCTCCTGACCATatagaagaagacatggaaggtcACAACGACCCATTAGTACTCACATTACCCGTCTCAGGATGGGATGTAAAGAAGATCTTGATCGATGGGGGGAGTTCAGTCAACGTCTTATTCTATGATACTTTCAAACGAATAAAGTTAAccgatgaacaattgatgtcttCCTACTATACTATCTATGGATTCAACGGAGCAGCTACAAAACCCCTGAGGGACATCGTTCTAGAAGTCAAGGCTGGGCCGATGAAAGTAAGCACCAGATTCAGCATAGTATATGCACCATCACCTTACAATGCTATCATTGGACGACGATGGGTGCATAAACTCAAGGAAGtagcggcaacataccaccagtacctaaGGTTCCTAACTCTCGAAGGGGAAATGCAAATCAAAGGAGATCAAGTTACTGCAAGGGAATTCCAAGATCAGCAAAACCAACTCAATATTGAACAAGAAGAACAACGTAGAGCCCGAAAGGGCAAAAACAGAGCAGAAGCCAAAGACAGAGCAATTGATTAGTACCTCGAAGAAATCTCAGGAAAAAGCTTAGCGAAGAGTGGCGAAGCCTTGACTACCGAAGCAAGCACTTCCGTAACAAAGGCACCGAAGAGTCCactaaaaaacaaataaagaacGTCCCTCATCTAGGCGACCCCCAGCCAACGTTCACTTCAGTCGAACCTACCAAAGAAAtaaacataggaacggaagaagaccccaAGATGATAAAGATAGAGACTTTACTAGATGAGGACCGAGAAGAGGCATTGACCCAGTTACTCAAGGAGTATGCAGACATCTTTGCATGGAATCtaggagatatgccagggatTGATCCCAAGATCATACAACATGAACTTCAGATAAAACCAGGCACCGACCCATTCCGGCAGAAATTACGCAAGATAGCACCGGAATATCACCAGGCAGTGGAGAAGGAgcttaacaaactcatggaaGCAGGATTCATAAAGGAAGTCAGGTACCCCACGTGGATCTCGAACATTGTCATCGTACCAAAAAAGAACAATGGAGTAAGGatctgcatcgacttcaccaacctaaACAAAGCATGTCCGAAGGATAGCTACCCGCTCCAAGCATTGATGAATTGTTAGAAGCAGTGGAGGGCCACGAGGAACTagcattcatggatggttattcGGGTTACAACCAGATATCCCTggctgaagaagatcaacaacatacaacatttTTTACTCCACACGGACTTTATTGCTACACGCACATGCCTTTTGGATTAAAAAATGAAGGGGAaacataccagaggatggttgATGAAATTTTCAAGCCATGGATCGGGCGAATTCTAGAGGTATATTccgatgacatgctcgtcaaaagaaaACTACGCAAAGATCTTCAAGACTTGAGAGATATATTCAATGCGATGAGGAAATACAACATGAAAGTGAACCCAGAAAAGTGCACTTTCGGTGTTACGCCAAGAAAATTCCTCGGATATTTATAACGAAGAGAGGTATCGAAGTTGATCCCGCTAAGATTCAGGCCATCGTGGAAATGTCgtccccaaagaatttgaaagaagtTCAAAAACTCAACGGATCTATATTGACCCTTGGAAGATTCATCGCGAGatcgtcagataaatgcaaaCACTTCTTTAACATTCTGAAGAAAGAGCATAAGTTTGCATGGACCCCTGAATGTAAAGAAGCTTTCCAAAATATAAAAGAATATTTGGCAACGATCCCGATCCTCCAGAAGCCCGAGCCTGATGAGGTGTTAGCATTATATACATCCGCAACTGAAGATGCAGTCGACGCTGTGTTAGTCAGAACCAACACGAAGGTGGAACAGACGGTGTATTACGTCAGTAAAACCCTCAATACAGGAGAGAGAAATTACACAAAGATTGAGCAACTTATTCTGGCATTAGTTTTTTCCACCcagaagctgagaacctatttcttgACTCATTACGTACGTGTCCCAAGCAAGGCCCGCTAGAATCTGTTCTCAAGAACGCAGGGAAAGTGggaagaatagccaagtggaatgCGCAGTTAGAACCTTCCAACATCATACATGAGATCCAAACTGCTCAAACATCGCAAGTCTTGGCGGATTTCCTAGCAGATCTACCATTAGATAACGACGAAGAAGTGAAGGGCCTGCGAGGGGCAAAGGAAGAGGAAAAATATCCCGCAGATGTGCTCAAACCTTCTAACCAGCGaagatgggaagtcttcgtcgatggatcAAGGAACAAGGAAGGTGCAGGAATAGGGATCGTCATTACAACACCTATTGGTGACAAAATGGTGCATGCACTGAGGCTAGAATTCTAAGAGCATACCAACAAAATTGTGGAATACGAGGTTGTTGTGCATGCTCTCCATTTAATATCAGAACTGAGAATAACTGAGGTACGCCTAACAAGCGATTCACAGTTGGTCATCCGAAAAATAGAGCTGGAGTATAACACTTATGACGAAACCCTTTACGCATACATGGCTGTGGTCCAAAATCTAGCGTCACAAGTGCCAAAGATCAAGTTCCGACACCTATGTAGGAAAGATAACAGGCATGCCGATGCtctagcatacatatcatcaatgctaagATACGAGAACGTCAAGGCCATCAAGGTAGAGAGAATATACCTACCTTTGGTCATACCACAACAAACCTTCATTACAACAAATCACGAAGACGATGCAGGGGAAGACATCGCTGAAGATGACATCCTATCAAGGGAAAACAAAGAAGATTGGCGGACCAAAATCCATCTTTTTCTCGAAGAAGGCACACTTCCTGCAGATATCAAATTAGCAAGAAAGATACAATCAAAAGTAGGAAGGTACCAACTTCGTGATGGAATCTTATATAAGAAATCATTCCTCGGGCCCCTATTACGGTGCCTATCCAGAGAGCAGGGCCATCGTATCTTGAAAGACATAAATTACGTAGACGCTGGAAATCATAGCGGGATGAGATCGTTGGCGGACAAAGCCAAGATGCAAGGATATTATTGGCCGCAGATGATACATGACGCTACAACAATGGCAAGGATAtatgaagaatgtcagcgttttgcTAAAAATATCCATCTGCCAGCAACGAAGCTAAACTCAGTGGGAATCCCTTGGTCATTCGCAAAATGGGGAATTAATATCGTCGGCCCACTAATCGAAAGAACAGGAAAACGACGATTCTTAATAGTGGCCACGGaatacttcagcaaatgggtagaagCTAAATCTTTGGcaaggatcagagacgtggattaATTTCATTCATTTTTTAGAACATCAtatgcaggtttggcatacccgCAGAGATTGTC
This is a stretch of genomic DNA from Papaver somniferum cultivar HN1 chromosome 1, ASM357369v1, whole genome shotgun sequence. It encodes these proteins:
- the LOC113349979 gene encoding uncharacterized protein LOC113349979; protein product: MIQKLIDVGDLKQYVQKSEPEERNNRPKQVHLPENDRTINTISCSEPNGPSLTCQIGKRSRKQFENYCELYKIDGEEVDQHEDWMNVPLTFSPDHIEEDMEGHNDPLVLTLPVSGWDVKKILIDGGSSVNVLFYDTFKRIKLTDEQLMSSYYTIYGFNGAATKPLRDIVLEVKAGPMKVSTRFSIVYAPSPYNAIIGRRWVHKLKEVAATYHQYLRFLTLEGEMQIKGDQVTAREFQDQQNQLNIEQEEQRRARKGKNRAEAKDRAID